AgcatttttgaaaaatacttgtattttttgtatttcttttttaattaatGTTTTATGCATTTACTTGCATGTTTCAAGTGAACTTCAGTTCAACCTGATGCATGTAAATAAATGAATGAAATTTCAAGTAGCTGAACAGAGAAAAACCTAAGTAATACTTAAAACTATTTACACCTATTATCTACTATTCTACATCTATTATCTAGCTCCATTCATATGTACAGCTTGTTCTTTTAGTATCTCATTGTCATCCTTCTTATCTACATTAAGTACCAAAGTTATGTTTTATGTTACTTGATATGATCAGTGtttaaatgcccttaatgctgatcAGCTAACTGTGttgttaaatattttctttCTAAAATACTCAGATTGCATCTTAAATCAGCCTGACCATTCCCTACATTCCTAATTCCTCAGTAACtccactacaccttataccagacaccaacaccttgccaagTCACATTAAAGAACAGAATTATGCAAAAAGAGTTTTCCCTTCCAATACTCATAATTTTAATTTCTTATTcttcattttagtttttgtcttgtggtataatttactttaaaaagCATAGACCGGTGATACTAAAGTTCATATTTATCTATGAGGTCACAAATAGTCATGGATAGTCAAGGCAGTGGCACATATTTATCTATGACCTCACAAATAGTCACGGATAGTCAAGGCAGTGCAAGGAGCCATATGTTCTGTCAGTGTATTTGTTTGGCGCTCATGCTAACAGTAGTTATTGTATTTCCTGTTAGGTGTTTATAGGAAGGGGTTTAAGCTAAGAGACATGTCTATGCAGGATTCGCTAATGACGTGTCGCATGATTTTACCTGCCTCTCACGGAGCTTTATCAATTCTGCCTCATCCTTCTCCATTTCAGTGTGCAGATACTTGGCAGCATCGAGCATCGCTTCAGCGTATTCATCTGGTTTATGTTCACCGGCTTCTTTTTGTTCAGGTCTGTCATGACTGCCTCCATTCTCTATAGGAGACTCTTGAGTCAGCTCCTGGCTGTCTTCCTCCGCCATTGCTTAAATAGAGGGGCGTATGAGATACAGCCCCGTAATAATCATCCAACGAATTGTGGTCATTTAATAGTCtatatagcattatatatatagcatcTATATAGCATTATGTTGATGCTATATAGCATTACGCTGATGTTATATAGCATTATGCTATATAGCTTTATGCTGATGTTATATAGCATTATGCTGATGCTATATAGCATTATGCTATATAGCATTATGCTATATAACATTATGCTATATAGCATTATGCTGATGTTATATACCATTATGATGATACTATATAGCATTATGCTgatattatatagcattatgcTGATGCTATATAGCTTTATGCTGATGCTATATAGCATTATACTGATGCTATATAGCATTATGCTGATGTTTGGTGTATCAGAAAACTACTAAACTGCACAATGAAAGAAACATACAAGGAAAATTTGCGTAGGCATTAGCTATTATGAAAAACCAAATAGCATGCATTTCGCCCGCACTCAATGTTGTTATATTAGAGAACACCACATGGCTCCATCTTGGATAGTCGAAGCTGAATCTGTTTAATTAGTCTACTGATggaaacatttcaagtattacAATCATATGGACAACAATAAGTCGCTATATATGTGTAGCGAATATGGGAATCTGTCACCGTGCAagtcaataaaaaaaacaatatagaAACTCGCCTGGACTTCAAATACTGAGATACTCggcttttgaaaaattaatctCTGCCGCTGCTGTAAAATCTGCTGCATACATACaaataaaatgatgaatttTGCAGCAACTCCTCATTTTGGTACCACACAAGATTGTttagaaatcaaaagcatttcGAAGCTTAGCACCCTAATAGCTCTCTTTTATTCAATTATATCAGACAATATGCATTACTTACCAAAGTTGATTGCGTCTGCTGTACTAACTATCTGGTAGCCTAAGAAGAAGCAATATCATATTCAATTTGCGAATAACTGGAGTATATTTACTAAGCTTTTATCCTGCGTGTTTGCTGAAGGATTACAGCTCCTGCATTCATTGCTAAGCAAGCGTGGGTGACAGAGATCACTCGATTCAGGCTATTCCTTATATGGTGCGAAACTTTCTACAAATATCTCTATTCGTTTGTAAATATCTGATACACTCTTTAGTTATATAAAAGATATCATAGCGCAGGTTCCAAATGAGATTAAATGCAGAGCAAAAATTTAATTGGAAAAAATAATCATTACTTCTGATAGATACCTCTCATCACTCCACGCCGCCGCTGAAATTTTGCCATCGTCTTGAATCTTTTAAGAATGCAACTAGGTAGATGCAGCTGCAAGTAGTAAAAGGTTGACTGTCAGCAGATAGTCATCTTGCTGTCATAACACTGTCTGATGGAAGGCAAAAGACCATTTTGTGTATTCACTTGCAAGCGTATGACAATTGTTCCTTTGAAAGCCTAGTATGAAATATTATAATACTCGTGTTATATTCCATAACCGTTTATGTACACCTTAGATACAGAGATTTGACAGGTTTGAGCAGGTTATAAAATGTTGCTACTGTATAGTAGGAGCGTACTATCAACTCATGTATACTGTTGATGAAACTCATCGGAACTTGTACTGGGAACACAAGGCAGACAAAATATAGCAAGATTTGCAAGTGGTTACTATTGTTGCTGATAGATGAGCTATTGAAGGGATATTGATGAGATATTGATGATAGGATATTTATGATTTGGAGATATGGGTAGGGTCAAAAGGAAAAAGAGATGGGATAGATATGACATAAGGATAATGATGGGGATGGGAATGGGATAGGGTTGGGATAGGGATAGGATAAGGATGAGGATGGGATAGTGATGGGAATGGGATAGGAAAAAGATAGGGATGGGAGGGGGTAGCGATGGCACAGAGATAGGATATTTATGAGATATTGATGATAGAATGATTTGGGAGAAATATGAGTAGGGTACAAATGGAATAGGGATGGGATAGGGATAGGAATGGGATATGGATTGGATGGAGCTAAGATGAAGATGGGATAGAAATAGGATAGAGATTAGATTGGAATGGCATAAGGATAGGGAGAAGAATAGGATAGGGATAGGATATGGCTGGGATACGGATAGGATAAGGCTGGGATATGGATGAGATATTGACGATGAAAGATACAAACTGACTAAGAATGAAACGTGGTCTGGATATGGATGAAAGAGTGAAAAACAAATAGTATACAATTGGAATATGGATTGGATACAGATGGAATACCAATATAGTAAGAATAGACTCTGAATTGCATAAAATTGAGACATCAGTTCAATAAATTGCCAAAATTATGGGATATTGACAGACTGTAATAGCCCGGGGTTTGAGGTTGGCTTACAAATGTATTAAAAGGAGTTCATCTCTGCTTCGCTAATCGCATAGCTGAGATGTACAGTTATATATGCAGCTCAATATGAATGTACAGGTATCCGTGTAGTAAAATCTAGGTGTACAGTGACACACATAGTTCAGTATAGGTGTACATTGATACATGTAGCTCAGCGTAGGTGTACAGTTATATATGTAACTCGTCATATCTATACAGTGATACACGTAGCTCAGTAAAATGTACAGTTATACACATAGCTCAGTAAAATATACAGTTATACACATAGCTCAGTAGAATGTACAGTTATACACATAGCTCAGTATAATGTACAGTTATACACATAGCTCAGTAAAATGTACAGTTATACACATAGCTCAGTATAAGTGTCATGTAAGGAAtagcactgtttgataagtgCAATATACTAAAAACTTCTTGTTACTGATTGTTGTACAATTATATTGAATAGTAGGCTATATAAATAGTACATGGTTAGACATTTTTGTAGGCTGACAGTGCAGCTCATCATAGCAGTACTATGATGAGCTGCTCACTCATCAACAGACACtgatgccaggctactagctgaCTTTATCAGGGTGTCTGAGAGCAGTTCTAGCCTCAGATCAGCTAGTTTTATAAACTGTCTTATTCCTGATGGTTAGTCGTTTCAACTCGAAGATCTTGTTATTTCAACAATAAAAAAGTCAAGGCAGTTTTGAGTGAGTGGTAAAAAGTTCTCTAGTAGTAGGAATGTCTCAATTTGATTGGATCCTAGAAGCTCTTGGATATGGAAATGGTATGTGTATTAAACTTGTCAATAGCTACTGTACTATAATAGTATAGATAGTGAACAAAAATGGTCTCTATGATGTAGCCTCAGTGATATAGCCTCAGTGATATAGCCTCAGTGATATAGCCTCAGTGTTATAGCCTCAGTGTTGTAGCTCTTGGAAGATAGAAAACAAAGACATGTGACTTATGTAGTTTTGCTGTCGACAGCTCTATCGATGAAATTGGTTTCTGACACATGTAATTCATTGTTACATAGACAGCAAGCTTCCTGTCTGCTAAACAAAGAACCTTTTAAACTTTTCTGTACCCGCAgttaaaaaagttttgattcTGTTTTCTGGCGAGGGATGACCTCTTGCCACTCATCTAGTATGCGTATACTTGGCTTAAATATGGTAGCTGCTGAGATGTTCATACATAAAATACCGTTACACTAGCTTTTCATCCTTATTAGAACTAAGCAATTAAACCTGAGCTACATAGCTGCATGATCTAGCTCTTAGTGTCAAAAGTTTATTAGGTGCAGTCTTGGAAACGCCCCCTACTAACAGCATTGTCTGGGAGTAAAACTAGACTATTTTCGTACAATATGAACACAAAGAAACAATGAGTCTTATACATCCTCAATAATATGTATCATATGCTACGTGTAGAGCTCTCTGTCTGTTGCATATATTATGTGATTGAGCCAAGGATATATCACTGTGTGTCAGTGTACTTGTATACAAGTTTGCATCTTCAACTCAGAGACAATCTCCCACTGGAAGACAATAGATGTCTATCAATGAATAGTTAATAACATTTGGCATGATGATTTTATAAACACTAggaccctggcagtctagtgtactgtgagagatcatcaggtgtgcagCAATAAAGCACATGAAGTATGTACACAACTATTCAGAAATTCTAGTAGGTAAATGATTAGTGCAAGctgaatgttgtgagttcaaatcaatctcagtgcaatcttttttccaatctttattcaTGGCTTTGGACAAACGGAAGAACAGGGCTCTCGTAAATATTTTGATGCTGAGGTACATTTGACGGAGTTTTCCCTTCACAGCCCAAACGTTAGATTTGTAGGCTTCAGCTCATCATAGCTGACCAGCTGCCTCCGGTTTTACACTCTTATGGGTCTTACGCTAATCACTGGAAATGTGATGTACAGCTTTATGGATGTCAATATCTAGTAAAGCCAAACACAGCTGCCGGACTGACTGCTACTGATCGACTGACCATAAATTTATTAGTGTAAATACTGATGAGATTACACAGGTAGACACAACATGCAAGGCTAACGGAAGGTTAACTAAAATATAAGATTTAAGGAAAGAACTAATACAGGAATATACATAAGATAGTGTTTTAGTAGACACAATGCAACCAAATTGACTGCTACTAGGCTGTCAACTGCGTGATGAATAAGTATACAGGAGAACACGTCGCGAAATGAACGTTAGTTGGAAGTCTCTATCTCTAGTAATCTTCAGGTTAAACATTTCATAGACTAACTTCCTAGGATTTGGcgaacaaaaaaacatttttggtcAAACAAACAAGACAAAGTTGCTGATGCTAATGTGTCAAATATTGGACTATGTATATAGTTTTGTACAGGACGTCCCCAGGTTGGGTTTTGCGATCCGGAACATTTTAGaggtttcattttttcttctaTGTTGCTCTCCATCGTTTGGCTTATTTCTGTAATGAGATCAAAGAACAAGGTTTGATATATTGCTCTATTGACAAAAATTTCATTTCAAGCAGAAATGTTTTCCAAGTTATAccatacaaaaatcataaagagggcaacagttagtcaatcaagtaaaataaatagttcaacatataacatatagcatttaaaatacctttctatGCGAAGAGAGCGGATATCaagtggaagattgttaaagtaGCTAGCAATGAAACTTTTAATATAATTGTTAAAAGTTGGATGCAAtttgttcaaataaattgaatgaGTTGAAATGTTGTGATTGTTAACTAAGAACAGGGATACAAACCATGAAAGATTTTGAAAccaataatttatgtaaaaaaacatttagcATGGGCAGAGTAAGAAGATTTACAAAATTGGAAAGATAATTTATTGGAATAAGATACGCAATGATGTTCTGCATGCTGCAAGTAACTGCAAATATTTTACACAAACATGGCTGTTGTGGTTATAACAGCCAACATATAAATAGCTTTAAACTAGTAATTTCCTGATGCATAAAGAGTATAAAGAATTGACAGCGATAATAAAAGGAAACCTTTATTAACGCTGCAAGCAGATATTTACATTACAACCATACGACTAACTGCCACTTATTAAACTTACGTAAGCATATACAGTGATTCCTCCTGTTTCCTGTCTGATTAATGTCTTCGTTCTACTCGTACTACCTTCTTCAATACAGGCTTAGCAAATCTTCCTTTAACATCGCTGACTTTCAGAGTCAGCTCATTGATCTACACGCAAAAATAATGTCAGTTACCTGCGTTAGGTTTTTAAGATTATTTAACTAAAGTTGACTTTGTAGTTGTATCATGAAAAACTCTGCTCCTTTCTAATTGTTAGTGGTGTTAGTTACAGGCCTAGTTCTTGGCCACAACAGTTGGCAATTAGCCAAATCTCTTTTTAAATAGAAGCAAAACAAAGCTTATCAATTCAGAAATAGAAACCCTGTTGGAACCCAATatgaaaaaactttgtttttaaagaaattGGCGTAGTAATGCTGATTTTTTTACTGTTTGaacaataacaaattttgaatgttaaaatgttttttttcgtAAACTACGTCAGCAATTTATGTTTCAGTgtactaaatatttattaacaagaAACTGGTCTGACTACAAAAAGATTCATTTTTCTCCATCTTTATCACAAGCTTATAGAAACTCTGCGATACTATTAAGACATGTTGATAAATAACTATAATTCTCCTTGATCATATGCATGGGCTCTTTAGCTTAAAAGGCAAcaaattttactgtttttttcagttcaaCCTGTATTTTGTTGACATTGCCAAGGCACTTTCCAATTAATCATATATCCTTCGATAAAACTCATTAGCTAGAggtaaaaacaattattttgtgcacactattattaaatttaataaaatatgtcgACTCAATTGAATTTATTAAGTGACGATGTTCAATCTAATGAATATTTCAGCTTGTGTCGCATCGCATTCTGTGAATATTTTAGAAAAAGCGAGCCATAAGCATGTGTTGGGTGAGCAATGGAAATCAAGCAGAAATGGCTGGTATCAACAGAAAACACACAACTCCTGTTATAGAAAGGAACCTGATATGTGCAGGTAAATTTGGGCAAGCTAGTCAATCATAGGCGCTAAAGAAAAGTGACTAACATCTGTCATTTGTCAAGCAATGATCAGTCTGCAAAGAAACATAGCAAGCGCATGCTTCTAAGGAGATGTGACAAGAGCTTCGTACCTACTGGGTCCGGCAACAACTTTTTCATatttcaatgtacatgtatataaaaaccaaCATCTGATTGCTTTTGTTAGTCTGCTTTTATGGAGCCATGCATTCAAATGCTGCTGACTACCAATTTCGCTGTTGTTTATGCAATGCTTCATATAAGCAAATATAACAACGACTTGGAAAAGGAGCTGTTTTCACAGTTTCACATGTTTCACATGTTTAGTGCAGCTGAAAATAGGAAATTCTATTTGTATTGTTTTCGTTGTATTTAAACTAGTTTGGTAAAACATACTAAGAATGCGAATAGTATCAAACTTAGACAACTTTTGcgctattataataataataatataatataatttgatacactataatataagatataataatataatattctcTAGCAGTATATAAATCCAAAAGTTTAAGTGCCGTAACAacgtaataataattatattagtatacGTATTACCCAtgtattagtatatgtattaccaatgtattagtatatgtattacccatgtattagtatatatattaccaatgtattagtatatgtattaccaatgtattagtatatgtattaccaatgtattagtatatgtattaccaatgtattagtatatgtattaccaatgtattagtatatgtattaccaatgtattagtatatgtattacCCAtgtattagtatatgtattacCAATGTATTAGTATAGATATTACCCAtgtattagtatatgtattaccaatgtactagtatatatatattaccaatGTATTAATGCCAAATAGTTATGAACAGGAGCAAATAACTCTAGATATAAATAAAACTGTTATGCAATGATGTTTGTAAAAGCAGGTATCGCCGTTGTCACAGCTCCAATAATGAAAGGATTCAACGAACAACCACAACTCACACACCCGATGTTTACCTGTTTCTCCTGGCTTATCATTGCACACTCTACTTCATATTTCTCACTCtcctttttacatattttgtcgTGGATTTCCTTGCACAATGATTTTAGCTGCGCTAGTAATAAAAACACAGAAATGCAAGCAGGGGTCAAGGGTCACTAACACTTCTACCGACTAGAGAAGCTTGGGTAAAAAATAGTGTCACTATGACACAAAGTTTAGGGGTAGAAGTAGGATAGCGTTTAGGGCAGCAGGCTAAAAGGGCAAACGCTGACTTTATCGGGCTTGTCACGCGGTCTACCTCAGCTTCTTGGCCTGCCAATTTTACTTCCAAATCATATTTGTCTTCCTCTGTTTGAGAAATTTGCTGATTCAACTTATTGCATAGAGCCTTCAActcagctaaaagacaataaacTGGAAAATGAAGACATCTTTCACACCTGCAACGCTTGTCGAACATGCCAACAGTATTAAGATAAATTTAAATGATAGCCCAATAGCTATGGGTTGTtgacatagatatataaacctatatatctatggtttatatatctatggttgttGACGACAGAAGATGCCAAGCCAGCTTGACTGGAAGTGCAGGTGCTCAATTAGAGTAAAGGATCAGGCTGTGTCAGTGGCTAATGAGAGATGAAGATGAGCAGGTGCGTGAAGGAGAAATGATTTAGTGTGAAGACACTTGCATTTGGCTTGTGCAAATAGAAAGGTACTTAATGTCTGTATCACTGCTTTAAGTGTGGAGAAGTACTGATGAACTCTCTATTGCAAAGATTTATACCTTCAGCCATTCCTGACATATCTGGAAGATCTGGACAGTTTTCTTTAATTTTATTGTCTTTAGCTTCTTTGTTACGCAATGCTTCTGCGTGGAGTTCTTCTCTGGCACGCTCCATGAtaattttctgataaaaattcaGTTCCAGGGATCAAAACCAGTTCCAGGGATTATCATTTTTAACATCTGCAAGCTTTTTCGTGCAACCATGCAAAACTCTAGCCACCCTGCTTTGAGCGACCGACTCATAGCTTATAAGTAACATGCAATTGATTTCGCTAAGAGGTGCTACATACTTGACACCTACAGACGCACGCGAATAAACAGTAGGTGAGGGATAGAGAAGGCGATGCGAAGGAGAAGATCAAAACTTGTGTGTAAGACAGAGGAATGACCAAAGTGAAATGGAACAAACGGGGTAGTTACTAGTAGGTGACTATATGTATGCGGATATGAGTAGGTGTAAAGCCACATGTTACAGTTGCCATGCTTTGCTTGTAGCATGACTCATTCTTTAGCCATGCAGCATATTCAGTTATGGAGCTGAAGGTGTCTGCCATTAGCTTAAATCACATTCAGTAACAGAAGTACAGTAACTGGTCCAATCACAGTAACAGGAGTAACTTATCAGTCACAGTTACAGGAGTAACTCGTCAGTCACAGTAACAGGGGTAGCTAATCAGTCACAGTAACATGAGTAACTTATCAGTCACAGTAACAGTAGTAACTTATCAGTCACAGTAACAGGGGTAGCTAATCAGtcacagtaacaggagtagCTAGTCAGTCACAGTAACAAGAGTAGCTAGTCAGTCACAGTAACAGGATTAATTAGTCAGTCACAGTAACAGGAGTAACTAGGCAGACACAGTAACAGGAGTAACTAGGCAGACACAGTAACAGGAGTAAATAGTCAGTCACAGTAACAAGAATAAATAGTCAGTCACAGTAACAGGAGTAAATAGTCAGTCACAGTAACAGGAATAAATAGTCAGTCACAGTAACAGGAGTAACTAGTCAGtcacagtaacaggagtagCTAGTCAGTCACAGGAACAGGAGTAATTAGTCAGTCACAGTAACAGGAGTAACTAGTCAGTCACAGTAACAAGAGTAACTAGTCAGTCACAGTTACGGTAGTAACTGATTAGCTACTATGACGCCGAGGCTCGATTTGCTGACCTCCAATAAGCGAGAGCCTTTAGATTACGTTTCTCCACCATCTATGCGACCAGTCAAACAACACACTCGCTATAAAACAACAGCACGAAGCTGCGAAATACGTCTATGTGAACCAGACTTCAGTTTCTGTTTATTTTTGACCTACTTTCAGACATTTCCTCAAGATTATACACATCCTCTAAAGGCTCTATTCTTTCGGCAAGAACCTGTCGCTTATGTTCCGCCTTTTCCTCTTCCTCTTTTTTTAAGTCAGCCAAGGCAAAGTCTATGATAATTTTCTgtgcaataaataataatgttgaaaaCACAAAACACAAGAGCATGCAAAATATGACAACAACAAGCTAAAACAGTCATGCTGCAAACGCAATGTTATTTTTGACACCACATAATATGCAAAGATAAAGATTGAATTCATTCTATttaccaggatgtttctagacaGTTGGAGCAGGttagactacagtaactgtctttaattatttgaaataaaaactaatttttattgaGTGCTGAACACCTAGTAACTGGAATCATTGCTTTAGGAACTGGCATGCTTAATTTAAGAcggttttaaattttatttgataatttgCGATTCTCATAACTTAGCAGAGGATAAAAGTTGTCAAGCTGTGTATCAATTTATGTATCTTGAAGAACTTATGGTTTATAGACCAGAGCATCTCTCAATAATGCTAAACCAAAGGCAGTATAGAttctaaaacttaaaaaataactCTGGAATTAAAACAGGATAACAGAGTACAAAACATCTTTGTATAGCCAAGTTTAGCGGAATCTGCCAAAACTACGCCTGCAACGTCTGTGACTCAATCTGCTAATCATGCTTTTTAGAAACAGTCTAGCTAGCCTTGTATCACTAAAAAGTTCAAGAAACCTCACTAAATATAAACCTATTGCATATGTTAACTAAGGATAACAGGCTACCTTTAGTAATTTTTTCTTCTCTGGTGTTAATCCACCAaatcctttcttttttttctttttttcttcttCCTCTTGTCGAAGTCTCTCCTGCAGGTCAAAAGAGCATTTTAATCTTCCCGATATCGAAAGAACAAGACATTTTCATTTATGTCAATTTATTTCCAGCATGAACTAAATacaactacatacatgtaactgcACCCAACCGCTAATTGTTTTCAACGTCAATGATTCTAGAAATCATTAAGTTAAACATTACCTTTTCTGCCTCTTCAGCGGCAGCTCTTTCAGCTGCTGCCCTTTCCTgtggacaaacagacaaaaaAGGGGGGTTTAGGTAAGCATGCCCAAATAAAGCTAAACACAAGACAAAGTATTCCACAATGTAATTAGGATAAGTTTACAGCGAACCTTGTTGCAGTGTTTAGTGACCTGATTAGTGTTTTGTGACCTGGTTACAGTAATCAGGGTACCTTGTTACAGTGTTTAGTGACCTTGTTACAGTAATCAGGGTCTCTTGTTACAGTGTTTAGTGACCTGGTTACAGTAATCAGGGTACCTTGTTGCAGTGTTTAGTAACCTGGTTACAGTAATCAGGGTCCCTTGTTGCAGTGTTTAGTGACCTGGTTACAGTAATCAGGGTACCTTGTTACAGTGTTTAGTGACCTTGTTACAGTGTTTAGTGACCTTGTTGCAGTGTTTAGTGACCTGGTTACAGTGTTTAGTGACCTGGTTACAGTAATCAGGGTACCTTATTACAGTAATCAGGGTACCTTGTTACAATGTTTCGTGACCTGGTTACAGTAACCAGGGTACCTTGTTACAGTGTTTAGTAACCTGGTTAAAGCAATCGGGGTACTTTTTTACAATATCTAGTGACCTGGTTACAGTATTTAGTGACCTGGTTACAGTATTTAGTGACCTGGTTACAGTAGTTAGTGACCTGGTTACAGTAGTTAGTGACCTGGTTACAGTATTTAGTGACCTGGTTACAGTATTTAGTGACCTAGTTACAGTATTTAGTGACCTGGTTACAGTATTTAGTGACCTAGTTACAGTATTTAGAGACCTGACAAATAAATGATTTCTTTTTATCTAAGCTTCAGAACATTTCATTACGCCTTTCACTGAACGGCTATGTATATAACTGTTTGTTTTCTATATGttaattacagttatttagatATGTTGGCTAAGTACCTGCTTGGTATGTCAGCAAGTTTACAAAACCTGCATTTTTCCATATTACGTGTGATGTCAAGCCAAGCAGGTAAACAGCCGTTGCTTGCTCGAACATTCTGCAGATGTGAAACGTTGAACTACAGATCATACTGTTACTATTCATAGGATATATTCTTAGCAACCATCTACTAGTTGGTGCCATTACGTTCATTAAACCCAGCAGCGCTACTTATGTTTGAGGTTTAAGGATCTGTTGATAGGACCCAGGAATTGTATGTTGTTCATATAGGGAGCAAGACATTGGCAACATGCTTCTCGCGCAGGTTTGGCATCTCGTCAAATCTTgtcaaatattaaattttaccTCTTCCTCTTGACGCCTTTGTTCCTCCTCTTGACGTCTTTGTTCCTCCTCTCTTTGTCTCTCTGCTTCTTCACGTCTTGCCATTTCTTGTCGTTCTCTTTCCTCTTCCTCCTATTAAAATGCTTAATTAAAACATCAAGCTGGTTGAAAAACTCAAACTTGCAAAATGTGAAACTTTTTTGCTTTTATGTTTTGATGTCAAAACTATTCACTAAAAGtcaacatattttaaaaacaaagttttacaattatttagtaattttactcaaatttatttgaaGGTTAACACTAACAATCAATTTTTGATACTGTATTTTGCATTAGACGCTAGCAATTTGACCcaattataaattaaattactTGAAGTGTCTGAGACTGAGAGCTAA
The genomic region above belongs to Watersipora subatra chromosome 1, tzWatSuba1.1, whole genome shotgun sequence and contains:
- the LOC137385317 gene encoding troponin I-like isoform X6 produces the protein MSSAEERREARRRAREEAAAAESAGNGEDERARKREERRRARMADAESPVVESPSDSREERRRRRRRGDDDDEPDVSRSVDEDTSYSSRRSQEEEPAQTVVEDDTSAREEAERLRREQEQQEREEAERRAREEEERERQEMARREEAERQREEEQRRQEEEQRRQEEEERLRQEEEEKKKKKKGFGGLTPEKKKLLKKIIMERAREELHAEALRNKEAKDNKIKENCPDLPDMSGMAEAELKALCNKLNQQISQTEEDKYDLEVKLAGQEAEINELTLKVSDVKGRFAKPVLKKVVRVERRH